The following coding sequences lie in one Spinacia oleracea cultivar Varoflay chromosome 1, BTI_SOV_V1, whole genome shotgun sequence genomic window:
- the LOC110778607 gene encoding uncharacterized protein yields the protein MEIEGEDCEVLEQPDFKDHTVIGTRELILVDEKGSKIQATINKHLFDNYKNLVKEGATRIISNFLVKKTGGQHRATSHDYKIVFIYKTNVKECDNVQLPLYGFDFVPFDKMLKKEVNDVFLVDVIGECTAMSDKIDTSTNGTPNYKVMFELEDLKKYTISGTVWGKYAEQMTEYKKKGIQGRPIIILQFVKIKRWRDQVSLCNSLFATKIFINEDISEVNDYKESITDGDDSRSLGITHLSSQNSHSIEDEFMKLSDGKQLDEIPDTNKLRQPWILTVDIC from the exons ATGGAGATTGAAGGTGAGGATTGTGAGGTTTTGGAACAACCGGATTTCAAAGACCATACTGTAATCGGCACTCGTGAATTAATATTGGTGGATGAGAAG GGCTCCAAAATACAAGCAACCATAAACAAACATCTATTTGACAACTATAAGAATCTTGTGAAAGAGGGCGCGACTCGTATTATCTCTAATTTTTTGGTCAAAAAAACAGGCGGTCAACATAGGGCTACTAGCCATGACTACAAAATCGTTTTCATCTACAAAACGAATGTCAAGGAGTGTGACAATGTACAACTTCCACTGTATGGATTTGACTTTGTGCCCTTTGACAAGATGCTTAAAAAGGAGGTCAATGATGTTTTTTTAGTAG ATGTTATCGGAGAATGCACTGCAATGAGCGATAAAATTGACACTTCAACCAATGGAACACCAAATTACAAAGTGATGTTCGAGTTAGAAGATTTAAA AAAATATACAATAAGTGGTACTGTATGGGGGAAATATGCTGAACAAATGACAGAGTACAAGAAAAAGGGTATCCAAGGACGTCCTATTATTATACTACAATTCGTTAAGATAAAGAGATGGAGAG ATCAAGTTTCACTTTGTAATTCACTGTTTGCGACCAAGATATTCATCAATGAGGACATCTCAGAAGTGAATGATTATAAGGAAAG caTCACCGATGGGGATGATTCTCGCTCGCTGGGTATCACTCATTTGTCAAGCCAAAATTCGCATTCCATAGAAGATGAGTTTATGAAATTGTCTGACGGTAAGCAATTAGATGAGATACCTGATACTAATAAG CTCAGACAACCGTGGATTTTAACAGTTGATATATGTTGA
- the LOC130467992 gene encoding uncharacterized protein, whose translation MVLTSNNTDLTSLKRKRNPSSPVPMDTSPIQSPIPLRSHNPMLAITQGEQTNTDIEMKSPISNPRSSTRKSKKRRVETSGENIEETEEIAQTQGEVKGSKKLTAKENNLVEGFAINSTWCEATKFKELMEILEQQKWVSLLSTYAKSPLIPEAMKEFCKNFACVDNVCSSKVNGTRIEFDASYLEQLFGTPNRGFDMWLKGQITVTIDNVDEKDIVGSIGGDSKVSTSTSHNCFSPLQKLLFNIVWRGVVPRTQKRNIASLFDACLMYCLERKIPINFPAIMIKHLSTCIPKFKIPYSSLLTEIFKSFSVDLSPYFVIPLKSTQILQLEMLHLLNLKVVQGKVIRAGKEEKQDEEDQEGIAVKEEVEEEEELEQIEVPLPRGNRKSVGKRKSMRVAMKENKKRGPVFMEINEEGDVKEMPIEEDAVPLNQEELPETVRPRKRTPRSSKKSKASRVPSEQEHVQDHGGAWNTKDDQILELKATVARLVELQEGTDHRISSMQAHIGALVTSVKTLQNDLHHYSEQANATRATILTKINNLESFEETVIEETAGSGSPSQA comes from the coding sequence atggttctcacaagcaacaacactgatctcacatccctcaaacgaaagagaaacccttcatcacctgttcccatggatacctcacccattcaatcgccaattcctcttcgatcccacaatccaatgctcgcaatcactcagggggaacaaaccaacactgacatcgaaatgaaatccccaatctcaaaccctagatcctccacaagaaaatccaaaaaacgacgagtggaaacttctggtgaaaacatcgaggaaacagaggagattgctcaaactcagggggaagtaaaagggtccaagaaactcactgcaaaggaaaacaatctggtcgaggggttcgcaatcaactcaacatggtgtgaagccacgaaatttaaagagttgatggaaatccttgaacaacaaaagtgggtaagtctcttgagtacctatgccaaatcccccttaattcctgaagctatgaaagaattctgcaagaactttgcatgtgttgataatgtttgctcaagtaaagtgaatggaactcgcatcgaatttgatgcctcttatctggaacagctgtttggtacacccaataggggttttgatatgtggctcaaaggtcaaatcacagtgaccatagataatgtagatgagaaagacatagttggttccattggaggagattctaaagtatccacctccacctcacacaactgcttttcacctcttcaaaaattactgtttaatattgtgtggagaggtgtagttcctcgaactcagaaaaggaacatagcaagtctgtttgatgcatgtctcatgtattgtcttgaaagaaaaattcccataaactttcctgcaatcatgatcaaacacttatccacctgtatccccaaattcaaaattccatactcctcccttctcacagaaatcttcaaaagcttctcagttgaccttagcccatactttgtgattcccttaaaatccacccaaatccttcaacttgaaatgctccatctattaaatcttaaagtagttcagggtaaagtcattagggctgggaaggaagagaaacaagatgaggaagatcaggaaggaattgcagttaaagaagaagtagaggaggaggaggaactcgaacaaatagaggtccctttacctcgagggaacaggaagagtgtaggaaaaagaaagagcatgagggtagcaatgaaggagaacaagaaaagagggcctgtcttcatggaaataaatgaggaaggggatgtcaaggagatgcccatagaggaggatgctgttccactgaatcaagaagaactgcctgaaactgttaggccaagaaaaaggacacccagatcctccaaaaagtccaaagctagtcgtgttccatctgaacaggaacatgttcaagatcatgggggtgcctggaacacaaaggatgatcagatattggagctaaaggcaacagttgctcgtctggtggaactccaggagggaacagatcacaggattagctcaatgcaggcccacataggtgcattggttacaagtgtcaagactctccaaaacgatcttcaccactactcagaacaagccaatgcaactcgtgccacaatcctcacaaagatcaacaatctggaatcttttgaggagactgtgatagaagaaactgctggttctggttccccatcccaagcctaa
- the LOC130459152 gene encoding F-box/LRR-repeat protein At4g14103-like, whose amino-acid sequence MDASRCQTSVLELCDVLTPLKPKSVECSTSDKGIKVVKDRISSLPDYLLADILSFLPSKDAVVTSVLSKRWKGVFTLVTCLHFDDSPISHCLHRPHRIHSFPIFKIFVDNLLKQCCSTYLTTYRLHFGKGKFNRFECGESCFPNMSRSHLKSWISFPICHGVRELEIFARVRSPTVLPSALYRCKTLEVVDLERIHIFK is encoded by the exons ATGGATGCATCCag GTGTCAAACTTCTGTGTTGGAATTGTGTGATGTGTTGACGCCCTTGAAACCCAAATCAGTCGAATGTAGTACTAGTGACAAAGGTATTAAGGTTGTAAAAGATAGGATCAGCAGTTTACCGGATTATTTATTGGCCGACATTCTTTCATTTCTTCCTTCTAAGGATGCCGTTGTTACTAGTGTATTGTCAAAGCGTTGGAAGGGTGTTTTCACTTTGGTAACATGCCTTCACTTTGACGACTCGCCTATTTCTCATTGTTTGCACCGTCCACATCGTATTCATTCGTTCCCTATTTTCAAGATATTTGTGGATAACTTATTGAAACAATGTTGCTCCACCTATTTAACCACTTATAGACTTCATTTTGGCAAGGGAAAATTCAACCGTTTCGAATGTGGCGAAAGTTGTTTTCCCAATATGAGTCGTTCTCATCTTAAATCCTGGATATCTTTTCCTATATGCCATGGAGTCAGGGAACTTGAAATTTTTGCTCGCGTGAGGAGTCCCACTGTCCTGCCCTCCGCCCTTTACcgttgtaaaacattggaggTTGTTGATTTGGAACGCATACACATATTTAAATAA
- the LOC130465546 gene encoding F-box protein At3g62430-like: protein MKEFHLTFLDFPKDNSVTRLISRCPSLEYLALTAVNWKLVNPVNICSPSLRRLAINITDNWFKKPRSKVVLNVPNLEYLNYVDVWSLSYSIGDLNSLVEAEVDIAARGSFETVLNLISSLSNVRRLHLMGMCVQVLNQCEILKHKLPVFRNLNHLQLGCWNYFKWNKILMELLTCAPFLETLTFTELIHFDLDTIDIQINYPDLNILFDASHHLLHRWNLQKLYNLISISPNIINQCSISSVTHCLPELALAMSPSPLHQRSYIGPVVVDTKPTEDGCFTLIAELIPKEKVGNCLTGRVTMIIGTYPKLVKSTSGFETNKES, encoded by the exons ATGAAAGAGTTCCATCTTACTTTTCTCGACTTCCCAAAAGATAACTCTGTGACTAGGCTAATTTCAAGGTGCCCATCTCTTGAATACCTGGCTCTGACTGCTGTGAATTGGAAACTTGTGAATCCCGTTAATATTTGTTCGCCTTCTCTTCGTAGATTGGCTATAAATATTACTGATAATTGGTTCAAAAAACCAAGGAGCAAGGTTGTACTTAATGTTCCTAATTTGGAGTATCTAAACTATGTGGATGTTTGGTCATTGAGCTATTCCATTGGAGATCTGAATTCTCTAGTTGAAGCTGAGGTTGATATTGCAGCTAGGGGTAGTTTTGAGACTGTACTTAACCTTATTAGCTCGTTGTCTAATGTCCGGCGTTTGCATCTAATGGGAATGTGCGTACAG GTTTTAAATCAATGTGAGATACTGAAGCATAAGTTGCCCGTCTTTCGTAATCTGAATCATTTGCAGCTTGGCTGTTGGAACTATTTCAAATGGAATAAAATATTGATGGAGCTGCTAACTTGTGCACCTTTTCTAGAAACACTTACTTTTACAGAG TTGATACATTTTGACTTGGACACTATTGATATACAG ATTAACTATCCTGATCTTAACATCCTGTTTGATGCTAGCCACCACCTTCTACACAGATGGAACCTACAAAAGCTATACAACCTCATTTCTATCTCTCCAAACATTATAAACCAATGCAGCATTAGCAGCGTAACTCACTGCCTTCCTGAATTGGCCCTTGCTATGTCTCCTAGTCCACTGCATCAAAGAAGCTACATTGGACCTGTAGTTGTTGATACCAAGCCAACTGAAGATGGTTGTTTTACACTGATTGCTGAACTCATACCCAAAGAAAAGGTGGGAAACTGTTTAACTGGTAGAGTCACAATGATCATCGGTACCTACCCCAAACTGGTGAAGTCAACCTCTGGTTTCGAGACAAACAAGGAAAGCTAA
- the LOC110778603 gene encoding uncharacterized protein has translation MAKSCGDEERVIILSKMLDEFDYLQSEICLDEKNSDRFESRMSEEDKLAAVGNGLPFTATFRDREYEFKYTRRKGYAIVEFDLARMVQHHPVTIGKRFLMISMPNSCYQFFVIPENITGSVVVADSGKPIFRVGLIPNNVKMVFIGKKTKDDDDDDAYVVEKGTTGNGNGNGNGNGNGNGNGNGIYFGEKCYDEECGVDLVRYSAQRDFSCVRFDACKVVLVPKLCSISKVEVEMLKSYLDSNRSVIIISQSGIWEAALRTLAYQLVGDLVSVVAVKTDFRPCLTDIPLTTSALVSEDGLKSGRTGFVFSVILSQTSLILNNK, from the exons ATGGCGAAATCCTGTGGGGATGAGGAAAGAGTGATTATCTTGTCTAAAATGTTGGACGAGTTTGATTATTTGCAATCGGAGATATGTTTGGATGAGAAAAATAGTGATAGATTTGAAAGTCGTATGTCAGAGGAGGACAAATTAGCGGCGGTAGGGAATGGTCTCCCTTTTACTGCAACATTTAGAGATAGAGAGTATGAATTCAAATATACAAGACGTAAGGGGTATGCTATTGTTGAATTTGACTTGGCTAGAATGGTCCAACACCATCCAGTAACCATTGGCAAACGCTTTCTTATGATTTCGATGCCCAACTCTTGCTACCAATTCTTCGTAATTCCGGAGAATATCACG GGgtctgttgttgttgctgattCCGGAAAACCAATCTTCCGAGTTGGACTCATACCAAATAATGTGAAGATGGTGTTTATTGGAAAGAAAAcgaaagatgatgatgatgatgatgcctATGTTGTTGAAAAGGGAACAAcgggtaatggtaatggtaatggtaatggtaatggtaatggcaATGGCAATGGTAATGGTATTTATTTTGGAGAAAAGTGTTATGATGAGGAATGTGGTGTTGATCTTGTTAGATATTCCGCCCAACGTGATTTTAGTTGTGTGAGATTCGATGCGTGCAAAGTTGTTCTTGTTCCTAAACTATGTTCCATCTCTAAAGTTGAAGTTGAGATGTTAAAGAGTTATCTGGATAGCAATCGTTCGGTGATTATAATTTCGCAGTCAGGGATATGGGAAGCAGCTCTGCGTACTCTTGCTTACCAGCTTGTTGGTGATTTAGTCAGTGTGGTTGCTGTAAAAACTGATTTCAGACCATGTCTAACCGACATCCCTTTAACCACAAGTGCTTTGGTCAGTGAAGATGGTCTCAAGTCTGGTCGGACAGGTTTTGTCTTCAGTGTCATATTATCCCAAACGTCACTTATTCTAAACAACAAATGA
- the LOC130465547 gene encoding ATP-dependent DNA helicase pfh1-like, translating into MKQIRFTTKFKGRMLTVNVKVNKERKGLPLSLLQKALQVELITTFPPNKIFKEIKSIGTLEIRHIFVSFVVRCTGMRKDWRRIKKGEPKDPKFSKCCLQGKVLLLILKEPPLPLCGLLKNEDPKSRTFLDNIRSYNDLELSDDQLKNYTLFEIEFFLRSNGNTLRYFPMIPFPDDMLMSEGRNKLIQDELQYDKTALHQEHEKPFSSLTDEQKEVYNKIMGAVERGEGGVFFIYGYGGTGKTFIWRTLCAAIRSKGEIVLPVASSGIASLLLPRGRTAHSRFKIPLSVTEDSTCNIKPGSDLAELLMKTSLIIWDEAPMINKFCFEARRLRDVLRPSDQPFGGKVIVFGGDFRQILPVIPKGSRQDIVFSTINSSYLWNFCEVLKLTRNMRLQVGRSDSNNNEIREFSEWILKIGDGKVGEPNDGEGTVEIHDDNLITEATNPVEAIVNSTYPSILQNLWDPKYFQERAILAPTHDNVEAINDYLLSLMPREEKEYLSSDTIDQADTIWKWKTCIQLSSLILLDVLAYLIIG; encoded by the exons ATGAAGCAAATTCGATTCACAACCAAGTTCAAGGGAAGGATGCTTACAGTCAATGTGAAAGTGaacaaagaaagaaaagggTTGCCACTAAGTCTATTGCAAAAAGCACTCCAAGTG GAGCTGATAACTACGTTTCCACCAAATAAAATATTCAAGGAGATCAAG AGTATTGGGACCTTGGAGATCCGACATATATTTGTAAGTTTTGTGGTGCGATGCACTGGTATGAGGAAAGATTGGAGAAGAATAAAAAAAGGTGAACCAAAAGATCCGAAGTTTTCTAAGTGTTGTTTACAAGGAAAAGTGCTACTACTTATACTAAAAGAGCCACCACTGCCACTTTGTGGTCTTTTGAAGAATGAGGACCCTAAAAGTAGGACATTTCTAGATAATATAAGATCTTATAATG ACTTGGAGTTATCAGATGACCAACTAAAGAATTACACTCTATTTGAAATCGAATTTTTTTTGCGAAGTAATGGCAATACACTTAGATATTTTCCGATGATACCGTTTCCAGATGATATGCTCATGTCAGAGGGGAGAAACAAGTTGATCCAAGATGAATTGCAATATGATAAAACAGCATTACATCAAGAGCATGAAAAACCTTTTTCAAGTCTTACGGATGAACAAAAAGAAGTTTACAACAAAATCATGGGTGCGGTGGAAAGAGGTGAAGGGGGTGTCTTCTTCATATATGGATATGGCGGCACAGGAAAAACTTTTATTTGGAGAACTCTTTGTGCTGCTATAAGGTCTAAAGGAGAAATTGTGCTACCTGTTGCTTCAAGCGGAATTGCATCACTTCTCCTTCCGAGAGGAAGAACGGCCCATTCTAGGTTTAAAATTCCTTTGAGTGTAACAGAAGACTCAACATGTAATATAAAACCGGGAAGTGATTTGGCTGAGCTTTTAATGAAAACAAGTCTTATCATTTGGGATGAAGCTCCTATGATTAATAAGTTCTGCTTTGAAGCTAGAAGATTAAGGGATGTTCTAAGACCCTCAGATCAACCCTTTGGGGGTAAGGTAATCGTCTTTGGAGGAGATTTCCGACAAATCCTTCCGGTTATTCCGAAGGGAAGTAGACAAGACATTGTTTTTTCTACAATAAACTCATCTTATCTGTGGAACTTTTGTGAGGTCTTAAAGTTGACAAGAAACATGAGGCTACAAGTTGGACGATCAGATTCAAACAATAATGAAATAAGAGAATTTTCTGAGTGGATATTGAAAATTGGAGATGGTAAGGTCGGAGAGCCAAATGATGGTGAAGGTACTGTAGAAATTCATGATGACAACCTGATAACAGAAGCAACCAATCCGGTGGAAGCTATTGTAAATAGTACTTATCCATCTATTCTTCAGAATTTATGGGATCCAAAGTACTTTCAGGAAAGAGCAATTCTTGCCCCGACTCATGATAATGTAGAGGCTATAAATGATTACTTGCTATCCTTAATGCCAAGAGAAGAGAAAGAGTACCTAAGTTCTGACACCATTGATCAGGCAGACACAATATGGAAATGGAAGACATGTATCCAGTTGAGTTCCTTAATTCTATTAGATGTTCTGGCTTACCTAATTATCGGATAA